The nucleotide window CCGCCGCCGCCATCGCCTCCTATCCGAAGCTGGGCAACGATGACATCCCCGGCTACGCGCCGAAGGTCATCACGCTGTGGGGTGTTCACCCCTACACCTATGCTCCCACGGAGGACACCTTCCGCTTCATTGACGATGTCTTCACCGAAGTTTGCGCGCTGTTCCCCTCGAAGTACATCCACATCGGCGGCGACGAGGCTCCGAAGACCCAGTGGGAGAAATCCCCACGGGTGCAGGAGCTGATGAAGAAGGAGAAACTCAAGGACGGCCACGACGTGCAGAGCTATTTCGTGAAGCGCGTGGAGAAGATCCTGGCGAAGAAAGGCCGCAAGCTGATCGGCTGGGATGAGATCCGCGAGGGCGGCCTGTCCCCGGAAGCCACCGTCATGTCCTGGCGCGGCGAAAAGGGCGGCATCGACTCCGCCAAGGAAGGTCATGACGTGGTGATGGCTCCGAATTCCCACCTCTATCTCGACCACTATCAGGAGCCCAAGGAAGCGGCGCTGGCGAAAGGCCAGGACAAGGAGGCCATCGGCGGCTTCCTGCCGATCTCGAAGGTTTATTCCTACAATCCGGTTCCCGCCGCGCTCACTCCCGCCGAGGCGAAGCACGTGCTCGGCGTGCAAGCCCAGCTCTGGTCGGAATACTTCCACGATTTTCCGAAGGTGGAATACATGGCCTTCCCGCGCATGGCGGCGCTCGCCGAGGTCGCGTGGACACCCTTGGAGAAGAAAAACTTCGAGGACTTCCGCAGCCGCCTCAACAGCGTGCTAAAACACTACGATGCCGTGGGCCTGAAGCACGGCGACCCGGACCAACCGGCCAAGTGATTTGAATTCCGGGCCTTCGCGCCACGTCGAAGCGGCACCGGGTGAATCCCGGTGCCTGATTGATGAAGCGACCAGCCCGACAATTTTACACGAGTCCTTGCAATGCCCCGCATCCGGGTGAAGCTCATGCTCCGCATCCCATGACCTCACGTGACCTCGTTCTGCCCGCCTTTTTCGGTGACGCCCTCGCCCTTGGTGCCCACTGGATCTACGACGATGCGGAGATCGCGGAGGCCTTTCCGGCGGGCATCACCAACTACTCCGATCCACGCAGCGACTACCACCCGGGCAAGCAGGCCGGCGATTTCACCCACTATGGCGATCAGACGCTGATGCTGCTGGAATCGCTGGACCGCCATCGTGGCTTCGATCCCGCGGCGTGGCGGAAGGACTGGCTGGCCTTCTGGCGCGGCAAGCCGAATTCCTATCTGGATGGCGCGACCCGCCGCACCTTGGAAAACTCCACTGCGGGCTTGGACCGGCCTTCTGACAGCCACGATCTCGGGGGAGCTTCGCGCATCGCCGCGTTGTTCGCGCTGCATTTCGCCAGCGATGAAGAAGCGGTCACTGCCGCGCGGGCGCAAACCACTCTCACCCACGGTGATCCACGGGTGGCCGCCGTAGCGGAATTCCTGACTCTCGCCACCCGCCGGGTGCTGGAGGGTGCTTCCTTTTCCCAAGCCTTCGAAGCCGCGGCGGCCACTGGCATGCCGGACCTGGATGCCGCCATGGAAGCCTCCCGGGGAACAAACGAAGACCTGGTCGATCTCGGCCTGAGTTGTGACGTGGCCAAGGCCTTCCCGCTGATGGTGGCGCTGGCCTTGAAGTATGAGAACGAGCCGGTCACCGCTCTGCGTGAAAACGCCCGCCTGGGTGGCGATTCCGCCGCGCGCGGGATTCCACTCGGTCTGTTGATGGGCGCGAAGCATGGATTGTCGGCTTTTCCAGCTGCGTGGTCGTCGGAATTGACGAAGTTCGAGCGGATTTCGTCGGTTTTGGAGCGGCTGGCATTGTTGCCTGCGTGAATTTTCGCACGAGACCGGCATTTCTCGTGCTTGCCAGCCCTCGCAGGAATGATTTCCCTGCGCGCGCGACATGGCTGAAGGACTCGCTATCATGACCTCGGGCGGCGACGCCGCCGGGATGAACCCCGCGATCAAGTGCGCGGTCGAATATGCGGCGGCGAAGGGCTACAAGCCCTTCCTCGTCTATGACGGCCTCCGTGGCCTGATCGACGACCGGATCGTGGAAGCAAACCGCGAACTGGTTTCCGGCATCCTCCACCGTGGCGGCACGATCCTGCGCTCGTCCCGCTCGCAGCGTTTCTTCGACATCAATTTCCGCCGTCAAGCGTACGAGAACCTCAAGCGCCGCGGCATCAGCAAGCTGATCGTGATCGGCGGCGACGGTTCCTTCCGCGCCCTCAACCAGTTCTACGCGGACTTCGGCGTGCCCTTCGCCGGCATCCCGGCCACGATCGACAACGACATCGCCGGTACCGACTACTGCCTCGGCGTGGACACCGCGCTGAACATGATCCGCCAGTCGGTGGACTCAATCCGCGATACGGCGAGCTCGTTCTCCCGCGCCTTCGTCATCGAGGTGATGGGCCGCCACTGCGGCTACCTCGCCCTGACCAGCGCCCTTTCCTGCGGTGCGGAGATCTGCCTCGTGCCGGAGCTGGAATACGACCTCAATGCCATCGGCGCGCGTCTCAAGCATGAGATCGATAACGAGGGCCGCGGCTACATCATCGCGATCGTGGCCGAGGGCGTGAAAATGTCCGACTACCTCACGCGCTGGATCAAGGACTCGCTGGAGATGGACGCCCGCCTCACGGTGCTCGGCCACGTCCAGCGCGGCGGCTCGCCGACCGTGCTCGACCGCATCATGGCCTACAAGTTCGCGGTCGCCGCGGTGGAAGCCCTGGATGCCGGGGAAACGAACGCCATCATGGTTTACCGGGACGGCACCTACGGTCATCTGCCGATCCACACGGTGGTGGATTCGAAGTACAAGCTCGATCCCGCCCTGATCCGTCTCGGCGCTCCGCTGGGCCGCTGAGGGCTGCAGCGATTCCGTGCCTTCGGAACCCGGAGGAACGTGCGGAAAAGACCCCCGCCCGAGCTCGTCACACAGGTCATGCGGAGCGCCCGGACGGAGGCGTTTTTTGGGGGGAAAAATTCAGGAACGTATCCGCCTTTCGATCTCGGCAAGCCGCTGGTTCAATTCACCCACGCAGCCGAAGAGCCCGCGGAGAATCCCCAGAAGCTTGTCGGTCTGGTCCGGAGTGAGGCGCAGCAGTTCGCCTTCAAGCGGCTGCCGCGGATCCTGATCGGGAAGAGGAGGAGGCGCGTCCTGATTCACGGGGTTGGCGTGGTATGGCATGGTTGGTAGGTCGGCTCCTGATTGACATGGCTGGCAGGCACGATGCAGGGAGCGGTTTGGTCTCTGTGGCGCTCGGTCGTGGCTCCTCTGGCGGAAAACCAGAGCAACAGGCCGGCGATCAGCAACACGGTCATCAAGGCGGCACCCGCCCAAGCCAGTTCAGGCCTGTGCGGGTGGGGATTCAGCAATCGCGCGAGCAACCGCCCCAGGCGGGGCGGCAGATCCCGCGGCGCGGCGCGGCGGATCAAGTCTTCAAGTTCGGGGTCGGACAGCATTATTCAGAGGGACTGAGAAGAGGGCGCAGCTTTTCCAAAGCGAGCCGGTAACGGGAGGCAGCGGTATTCCTGGAAATTTCGAGAAGGGAGGCGATCTGGTCGAAGGTGAGATCCGACCACAGCTTGAGGCTGACCACCTCGCGGAACATCAGCGGGAGTTGGTCGAGCGCGGCCTGCACACGCTGCCGGTCATGCTCCGTGTCCGAGGGAAACTCGGCCCCGCGTTCCTCGGAGTGATGGTTTTCCCGGTGCCAGTCGCTTTCGCGACGGCTGCGTGAGCTTTCCGAGCGGAGGTGATCGATCGCCCGGTGGCGGATGCGGGACAGGGCGAAGGGAAGCTCGAGCGTGGAAGCATCCGCGCCGGAATTCCACAACTCCGCTACCACCGCTTGGACGAGATCCTCCGCATCATGTTGCAGCGGGCAGAACTGGCGGGCATGGGCATACAGTTTCCAAGCGTATTCCTTGATCCAGGATTCCCACTCATCGGGGATAGGATCGGGAAGTGCATCAGGATCTGGTTCGTCATTCTCAGAATCAGAAAAATTGGTCATCCTTGGGTAGCACATAGCAAACGGAGACCTTGTCGTTCCGTGTCACGCGTTCAGGCAGAAAATCACAGATTTTGTTCCAATCATGCACCTTGCACCTGCCGGAACACAGCTAACCGCTAGAGGACGCCCTATTCCGTGCGTTTCACACCCTCCACACGGGTGGCCAACATCAGGAGGGCGGACACCCACGCCAGCAGCAGGGTGATCAACCAGAGCACGACCGGACTGCGCTCATAAATCGCCAGACCCGCCGCGGGTCCAAACAACGTTGCAGCGCTCCAGGTCATGGACATCACGCCCTGATAGCGGCCGCGCATGTCATCCGGCGAAAGCGCGGCAAGATAACTGTTACTGATCGGGAAGGAACAAATCTCCCCCAGCGTGAGTACCACCATGCTGGACACCAGCAACGGCACGCTGGCACCGAGCATGTTGATGCCGAGGCCCACCCCCACCACGGCATAGCCCGCCGCCATGATCCGCGAGGGGGAGAACCGGCGCGTGACAGACGTGAGCGGCAGTTCGAACAACACCACCAGCAGCCCGTTGAGCGAAAGCAGATAGCCATACGCGTGCTCGTCCAGGCCCGCCTGCTTCGTCGCCTGGAGGCTGAAGCAACTGCCGATCTGGGTGAAGGTCAGCGCGATGAGAAAAGAGGCCGCCACCGCCAACAGGAACGGCCGGTTGCCACGCATATGGGAAACGGCGGGCAGCCAACCCTGGCGCTCGGACTTGGGAACGACCACGTTCTTCAATCCGAACCACGCCACGAACCCCATGATCAGAGTCGTGAGCGCGTCCCCGATGAACAGCGGCGCAAAGCCGAAACGCACCATGAAACCCGCAGCCGCCATCCCGGCCGCAAAGCCCGTATTCACCGCCCAGCGTTGGCACGAATACGCGCGCGTACGCAGCTCCGGCGGAACGAGATCCGCGATCAGCGCGCCCACCGCCGGATTGTAGAGCGCGGTGAGCACCGCCATGATGAAGATGCAGCTCGTCAATGCGGCCATGCCGTGGGCCTGCGACAGCAACAGCATGAACACCGAACTGCCGAAGCAGGACAGCATCACCACCGGCTTGCGGCC belongs to Luteolibacter ambystomatis and includes:
- a CDS encoding 6-phosphofructokinase, producing the protein MAEGLAIMTSGGDAAGMNPAIKCAVEYAAAKGYKPFLVYDGLRGLIDDRIVEANRELVSGILHRGGTILRSSRSQRFFDINFRRQAYENLKRRGISKLIVIGGDGSFRALNQFYADFGVPFAGIPATIDNDIAGTDYCLGVDTALNMIRQSVDSIRDTASSFSRAFVIEVMGRHCGYLALTSALSCGAEICLVPELEYDLNAIGARLKHEIDNEGRGYIIAIVAEGVKMSDYLTRWIKDSLEMDARLTVLGHVQRGGSPTVLDRIMAYKFAVAAVEALDAGETNAIMVYRDGTYGHLPIHTVVDSKYKLDPALIRLGAPLGR
- a CDS encoding MDR family MFS transporter, which translates into the protein MDASRHDTTLWQDLRALPSQYWILFGGTLINRFGNFVMPFMTLYLRHEREAGHGDYSEAKIGIVLGAYGAGSMLAGLVGGHLTDKLGRKPVVMLSCFGSSVFMLLLSQAHGMAALTSCIFIMAVLTALYNPAVGALIADLVPPELRTRAYSCQRWAVNTGFAAGMAAAGFMVRFGFAPLFIGDALTTLIMGFVAWFGLKNVVVPKSERQGWLPAVSHMRGNRPFLLAVAASFLIALTFTQIGSCFSLQATKQAGLDEHAYGYLLSLNGLLVVLFELPLTSVTRRFSPSRIMAAGYAVVGVGLGINMLGASVPLLVSSMVVLTLGEICSFPISNSYLAALSPDDMRGRYQGVMSMTWSAATLFGPAAGLAIYERSPVVLWLITLLLAWVSALLMLATRVEGVKRTE
- a CDS encoding ADP-ribosylglycohydrolase family protein, whose amino-acid sequence is MTSRDLVLPAFFGDALALGAHWIYDDAEIAEAFPAGITNYSDPRSDYHPGKQAGDFTHYGDQTLMLLESLDRHRGFDPAAWRKDWLAFWRGKPNSYLDGATRRTLENSTAGLDRPSDSHDLGGASRIAALFALHFASDEEAVTAARAQTTLTHGDPRVAAVAEFLTLATRRVLEGASFSQAFEAAAATGMPDLDAAMEASRGTNEDLVDLGLSCDVAKAFPLMVALALKYENEPVTALRENARLGGDSAARGIPLGLLMGAKHGLSAFPAAWSSELTKFERISSVLERLALLPA
- a CDS encoding beta-N-acetylhexosaminidase encodes the protein MKHPILASLLALSGLAAADSLPLIPQPVNLKTGEGSFDFSAATGIRYDRTLKAEAGLFAADLKALTGSEPKAVTEEMRIMLPSEIRLDVDTTADLPAGGYKLEITPKTVVITGKDSAGAYYGTRTLLQLLPVANDPAWKDQAPEKLPAVSISDYPRFAWRGMMLDCGRHFFEVKDIKRFIDELAYHKLNVFHWHLTEDQGWRIEIKKYPKLTEVGAWRESSPPYGNRNGSDGKRHGGFYTQEQVKDIVAYATARHITVVPEIEMPGHAAAAIASYPKLGNDDIPGYAPKVITLWGVHPYTYAPTEDTFRFIDDVFTEVCALFPSKYIHIGGDEAPKTQWEKSPRVQELMKKEKLKDGHDVQSYFVKRVEKILAKKGRKLIGWDEIREGGLSPEATVMSWRGEKGGIDSAKEGHDVVMAPNSHLYLDHYQEPKEAALAKGQDKEAIGGFLPISKVYSYNPVPAALTPAEAKHVLGVQAQLWSEYFHDFPKVEYMAFPRMAALAEVAWTPLEKKNFEDFRSRLNSVLKHYDAVGLKHGDPDQPAK
- a CDS encoding RNA polymerase sigma factor — encoded protein: MTNFSDSENDEPDPDALPDPIPDEWESWIKEYAWKLYAHARQFCPLQHDAEDLVQAVVAELWNSGADASTLELPFALSRIRHRAIDHLRSESSRSRRESDWHRENHHSEERGAEFPSDTEHDRQRVQAALDQLPLMFREVVSLKLWSDLTFDQIASLLEISRNTAASRYRLALEKLRPLLSPSE